A part of Chloroflexota bacterium genomic DNA contains:
- a CDS encoding zinc ribbon domain-containing protein, whose product MPIYEYRCQDCTHTFELIRSIKDADANLSCPHCQSEQIKRQLSLFNASSGGQSLTSGGGCSGCSGGSCSSCGG is encoded by the coding sequence ATGCCGATCTATGAATACCGCTGCCAGGATTGTACACATACCTTTGAACTTATCCGTTCCATAAAGGACGCGGACGCCAATCTCAGTTGTCCTCATTGCCAGAGTGAACAGATCAAACGACAGCTATCCCTATTCAACGCATCCAGCGGCGGCCAATCGCTGACATCCGGCGGCGGATGCAGCGGTTGTTCCGGTGGATCCTGCAGCTCCTGTGGAGGTTAA
- a CDS encoding NAD-dependent epimerase/dehydratase family protein, whose protein sequence is MRQKVVLVTGANGEIGHGLIRYLAENTDVNIVALDVVPLDKSLRPFCSAYIVGDILDQMLLGRMVVEHEISTIFHLASILSTKAEYNPETAHRINVEGTLNLLRLAVEQSQWQGTSVKFIYPSSIAAYGIPTLEEKKKAGAAKEDEWHHPTTMYGCNKLYCENLGHYYGAFYRQLAADCGTSETVDFRSLRFPGLISAETIPTGGTSDYGPEMLHAAAQGEPYSCFVRPDTTIPFMVMPDAVKALVKLAEAPRERISQIVYNVTSFSLSAEDIYKIVLKSFPEAQIDFNVDTCRQKIVDTWPEVVDDSAACRDWNWKPDYDCDRAFNEYLIPAIRGRYQK, encoded by the coding sequence ATGCGTCAAAAGGTCGTGCTTGTCACCGGTGCGAACGGTGAAATTGGGCATGGACTGATCCGGTATCTTGCCGAAAATACCGATGTAAATATTGTTGCTCTCGATGTCGTCCCTTTGGATAAATCCCTGCGTCCGTTTTGCAGTGCTTATATCGTAGGAGATATCCTCGACCAAATGCTGCTGGGTCGAATGGTCGTTGAGCATGAAATTTCCACCATTTTCCATCTTGCTTCCATCTTATCCACCAAAGCTGAATACAACCCGGAGACAGCGCATCGAATCAACGTCGAGGGGACACTGAACCTGCTGCGTCTGGCAGTGGAACAATCCCAATGGCAGGGAACATCGGTTAAATTCATCTATCCCAGCTCGATTGCCGCCTATGGCATCCCCACCTTGGAAGAGAAGAAAAAAGCCGGTGCAGCGAAAGAAGATGAATGGCACCACCCTACCACGATGTATGGCTGCAATAAGCTCTACTGCGAAAACTTAGGTCATTATTATGGAGCCTTCTATCGCCAGCTGGCAGCAGACTGTGGCACATCTGAGACGGTTGATTTCCGCTCCCTGCGTTTCCCCGGGCTGATCAGCGCTGAGACAATCCCCACCGGTGGTACCAGCGACTACGGCCCTGAAATGCTGCATGCCGCAGCCCAAGGTGAACCCTATTCCTGCTTTGTCAGACCCGACACGACAATACCCTTTATGGTCATGCCGGATGCCGTCAAGGCCCTGGTGAAACTGGCCGAAGCGCCGCGGGAACGAATCTCCCAAATTGTGTACAATGTGACCTCGTTCTCCCTCTCGGCTGAGGATATTTATAAGATCGTTCTGAAATCCTTCCCCGAGGCCCAAATTGACTTCAATGTGGATACCTGCCGCCAGAAGATCGTGGACACCTGGCCGGAAGTGGTGGATGATTCCGCCGCCTGTCGAGATTGGAATTGGAAACCGGACTATGACTGCGACCGGGCTTTCAATGAGTACCTGATCCCCGCGATCCGAGGTCGGTATCAGAAATAA
- a CDS encoding SpoIIE family protein phosphatase: MELQIAVAKINNAFSAKSGDTVEIIERPNGGLSAVLADGQVNGQSNKGISTMISHRVIGNISEGVRDGSAIRAVSSRIYAEHNGMVQADLTVISADMQSNTILISRNNPVPAFIVSEGQVDCLTTECEPIGLQPDGTPAIVELPIRAGLIVVAFSDGIYNAGHQSQQTFEISTTLESFLDEQEPTAQEIADFLLNQAIRMDNSRPVDDMSVLVMAVSHQSPDQIRRMNVTMTV; this comes from the coding sequence ATGGAACTACAAATTGCTGTTGCGAAAATAAACAATGCTTTCTCAGCCAAGAGCGGTGATACGGTTGAGATCATCGAGCGGCCCAACGGCGGGCTTTCCGCTGTCCTGGCAGATGGTCAGGTCAATGGTCAGAGCAACAAGGGTATCTCAACCATGATTAGCCACCGAGTGATCGGCAATATCAGTGAAGGCGTTCGGGATGGCTCCGCGATTCGGGCCGTCTCCAGCCGAATTTATGCAGAACACAACGGAATGGTCCAGGCCGACCTAACCGTGATCAGCGCCGATATGCAATCCAACACAATTCTGATCTCCCGCAATAACCCAGTCCCGGCCTTCATTGTCAGCGAAGGCCAGGTGGATTGTCTTACCACGGAATGCGAACCTATCGGGCTTCAACCTGACGGCACGCCAGCCATCGTGGAATTACCCATCCGGGCCGGCCTGATTGTCGTAGCCTTCTCAGATGGCATCTATAACGCTGGGCATCAATCACAGCAGACCTTCGAGATATCCACCACCCTGGAATCCTTCCTGGATGAACAGGAACCCACCGCCCAGGAAATCGCCGACTTTCTACTCAACCAGGCGATCCGGATGGATAACAGCCGGCCGGTGGATGATATGAGCGTGTTGGTGATGGCAGTTTCCCACCAATCCCCGGACCAAATTCGGCGGATGAACGTCACCATGACTGTTTAA